A stretch of the Pongo pygmaeus isolate AG05252 chromosome 16, NHGRI_mPonPyg2-v2.0_pri, whole genome shotgun sequence genome encodes the following:
- the LOC134738352 gene encoding golgin subfamily A member 8B-like isoform X2 has protein sequence MAEETRQSKLAAAKKKLKEYWQRNSPGVPAAAKRNRKANGSSPETATSGGCHSSEASPRQEQAAVLDSRSIKISRLNNTIKSLKQQKKQVEHQLEEEKEANSEKQKAQRELEVQIQRLNIENKKLNMDLYRTKRSLRYFEEESRDLAGRLQRSSQRTGELERALCAVAATQKKPDGFSSRSKALMKMQLEQSIREQILLKRHVTQLKESLKEVQLERDQYALQIKGERAQWQQRMRKMSQEVCTLKEAKKHDTHRVEELERSLSKLKNQTAEPLLPDPPAVPSEVELQDLRKELERVAGELQAQVENNRRINLLNRGQKERLREQEERLQEQQERLREQEKRLQQLAEPQSDYKELNEDKSALQWEQQVKELQEKLGQVTETVTSAQKEPEAAAPASGAGGESVSGETLRALREVMEKLESGLMDLLEEKADLREHVEKLEVRFIQYWRERCHQKVHCLLTEPGGSAKDAAPGGGHHQAGPGQGGGEGEAAGAAGDGVAACANYNEGHGKFLAAARNPAAEPGPGAPAPQELGAADMHGDLCEVSLTNSVEPAQGEAREGSSQDNPTA, from the exons atggCAGAAGAAACTCGACAGAGCAAATTAGCTGCAGCCAAGAAAAAG TTAAAAGAATATTGGCAGAGAAACAGCCCTGGTGTTCCAGCAGCAGCGAAGAGGAACAGGAAAGCAAATGGCAGTAGCCCTGAGACAGccacttctggtggttgccaCTCATCTGAGGCT AGCCCACGCCAAGAACAAGCAGCAGTCCTGGACTCGAGGTCCATAAAAATCAGTCGACTGAATAACACCATCAAATCTTTG aaacaacagaagaaaCAAGTGGAACATCAGCTGGAAGAA gaaaaggaagcaaacagTGAGAAACAGAAAGCCCAAAGGGAGctagag GTTCAAATCCAGAGATTGAACATAGAGAACAAGAAACTAAATATGGACCTGTATCGCACGAAACGTTCTCTCAGATACTTTGAAG AAGAGTCCAGGGATCTGGCCGGCCGCCTGCAACGTTCATCACAGCGTACAGGAGAGTTAGAGCGGGCTCTCTGTGCTGTCGCCGCCACGCAGAAGAAGCCAGATGGG TTCTCGAGCCGCAGTAAAGCACTTATGAAGATGCAGTTAGAGCAGTCCATAAGGGAGCAGATACTGCTGAAACGACACGTGACACAG TTGAAGGAGTCACTTAAAGAAGTCCAGCTGGAGAGAGATCAATATGCACTACAAATAAAAGGAGAGAGGGCCCAGTGGCAGCAGAGGATGAGGAAAATGTCGCAGGAG gtTTGCACATTGAAGGAGGCGAAGAAGCATGATACGCATCGGGTAGAAGAGCTGGAGAGGAGTTTGTCCAAACTCAAAAACCAGACGG CTGAACCACTGCTCCCGGATCCCCCAGCAGTGCCCTCTGAGGTGGAGCTGCAAGACCTGAGGAAGGAGCTGGAGAGAGTGGCAGGAGAGCTCCAGGCTCAGGTGGAAAACAATCGGCGCATCAATCTCCTGAACCGTGGGCAAAAGGAGAGGCTTCGCGAGCAGGAGGAGAGGCTTCAGGAGCAGCAGGAGAGGCTTCGGGAACAGGAGAAGAGGCTTCAGCAGCTGGCCGAGCCACAGAGTGACTACAAGGAGCTG AACGAGGACAAGAGTGCCCTGCAGTGGGAGCAGCAAGTAAAGGAGCTGCAGGAGAAGCTGGGCCAGGTGACGGAGACGGTCACCTCAGCCCAGAAGGAGCCAgaggcagcagccccagcctcGGGGGCTGGGGGCGAGTCTGTGAGTGGGGAGACCCTCCGGGCCCTGCGGGAAGTCATGGAGAAGCTGGAG AGCGGCCTTATGGACCTCCTGGAGGAGAAGGCGGACCTGAGGGaacatgtggagaaactggaagttCGATTCATCCAGTACTGGAGAGAGAGATGCCATCA GAAAGTGCATTGCCTTCTAACAGAGCCAGGGGGCAGTGCCAAAGACGCAGCACCTGGAGGAGGACATCATCAGGCTGGCCCAGGacaaggaggaggggaag GTGAAGCTGCTGGAGCTGCAGGAGATGGTGTTGCGGCTTGTGCCAACTATAACGAGGGGCACGGCAAATTCCTGGCCGCTGCCCGGAACCCTGCTGCTGAACCCGGTCCAGGAGCCCCAGCCCCCCAGGAGCTTGGGGCTGCCGACATGCATGGTG ATCTTTGTGAGGTGAGCCTCACCAACAGCGTGGAGCCTGCACAAGGAGAAGCCAGGGAGGGTTCTTCCCAGGACAACCCGACTGCATAG
- the LOC134738352 gene encoding golgin subfamily A member 8A-like isoform X1: MAEETRQSKLAAAKKKLKEYWQRNSPGVPAAAKRNRKANGSSPETATSGGCHSSEASATGIHGEGPTSSATLKDLEVGGSGWRCSDPAGQPSNLLPPRGLGAPLPAETAHAHPSPNDCSLYLSPNSSSTSSSLHAPQSPRQEQAAVLDSRSIKISRLNNTIKSLKQQKKQVEHQLEEEKEANSEKQKAQRELEVQIQRLNIENKKLNMDLYRTKRSLRYFEEESRDLAGRLQRSSQRTGELERALCAVAATQKKPDGFSSRSKALMKMQLEQSIREQILLKRHVTQLKESLKEVQLERDQYALQIKGERAQWQQRMRKMSQEVCTLKEAKKHDTHRVEELERSLSKLKNQTAEPLLPDPPAVPSEVELQDLRKELERVAGELQAQVENNRRINLLNRGQKERLREQEERLQEQQERLREQEKRLQQLAEPQSDYKELKNEDKSALQWEQQVKELQEKLGQVTETVTSAQKEPEAAAPASGAGGESVSGETLRALREVMEKLESGLMDLLEEKADLREHVEKLEVRFIQYWRERCHQKVHCLLTEPGGSAKDAAPGGGHHQAGPGQGGGEGEAAGAAGDGVAACANYNEGHGKFLAAARNPAAEPGPGAPAPQELGAADMHGDLCEVSLTNSVEPAQGEAREGSSQDNPTA; the protein is encoded by the exons atggCAGAAGAAACTCGACAGAGCAAATTAGCTGCAGCCAAGAAAAAG TTAAAAGAATATTGGCAGAGAAACAGCCCTGGTGTTCCAGCAGCAGCGAAGAGGAACAGGAAAGCAAATGGCAGTAGCCCTGAGACAGccacttctggtggttgccaCTCATCTGAGGCT TCAGCAACAGGTATCCACGGGGAGGGCCCTACATCATCTGCTACCCTGAAGGATCTGGAGGTAGGAGGCTCTGGGTGGAGGTGCAGTGACCCCGCAGGCCAGCCCTCCAACCTCCTCCCACCGCGGGGACTGGGTGCCCCTCTGCCAGCTGAGACAGCGCACGCACACCCCAGCCCTAATGATTGTTCTCTCTACCTCTCCCCcaactcctcctccacctcctcctctctgcatGCGCCTCAGAGCCCACGCCAAGAACAAGCAGCAGTCCTGGACTCGAGGTCCATAAAAATCAGTCGACTGAATAACACCATCAAATCTTTG aaacaacagaagaaaCAAGTGGAACATCAGCTGGAAGAA gaaaaggaagcaaacagTGAGAAACAGAAAGCCCAAAGGGAGctagag GTTCAAATCCAGAGATTGAACATAGAGAACAAGAAACTAAATATGGACCTGTATCGCACGAAACGTTCTCTCAGATACTTTGAAG AAGAGTCCAGGGATCTGGCCGGCCGCCTGCAACGTTCATCACAGCGTACAGGAGAGTTAGAGCGGGCTCTCTGTGCTGTCGCCGCCACGCAGAAGAAGCCAGATGGG TTCTCGAGCCGCAGTAAAGCACTTATGAAGATGCAGTTAGAGCAGTCCATAAGGGAGCAGATACTGCTGAAACGACACGTGACACAG TTGAAGGAGTCACTTAAAGAAGTCCAGCTGGAGAGAGATCAATATGCACTACAAATAAAAGGAGAGAGGGCCCAGTGGCAGCAGAGGATGAGGAAAATGTCGCAGGAG gtTTGCACATTGAAGGAGGCGAAGAAGCATGATACGCATCGGGTAGAAGAGCTGGAGAGGAGTTTGTCCAAACTCAAAAACCAGACGG CTGAACCACTGCTCCCGGATCCCCCAGCAGTGCCCTCTGAGGTGGAGCTGCAAGACCTGAGGAAGGAGCTGGAGAGAGTGGCAGGAGAGCTCCAGGCTCAGGTGGAAAACAATCGGCGCATCAATCTCCTGAACCGTGGGCAAAAGGAGAGGCTTCGCGAGCAGGAGGAGAGGCTTCAGGAGCAGCAGGAGAGGCTTCGGGAACAGGAGAAGAGGCTTCAGCAGCTGGCCGAGCCACAGAGTGACTACAAGGAGCTG AAGAACGAGGACAAGAGTGCCCTGCAGTGGGAGCAGCAAGTAAAGGAGCTGCAGGAGAAGCTGGGCCAGGTGACGGAGACGGTCACCTCAGCCCAGAAGGAGCCAgaggcagcagccccagcctcGGGGGCTGGGGGCGAGTCTGTGAGTGGGGAGACCCTCCGGGCCCTGCGGGAAGTCATGGAGAAGCTGGAG AGCGGCCTTATGGACCTCCTGGAGGAGAAGGCGGACCTGAGGGaacatgtggagaaactggaagttCGATTCATCCAGTACTGGAGAGAGAGATGCCATCA GAAAGTGCATTGCCTTCTAACAGAGCCAGGGGGCAGTGCCAAAGACGCAGCACCTGGAGGAGGACATCATCAGGCTGGCCCAGGacaaggaggaggggaag GTGAAGCTGCTGGAGCTGCAGGAGATGGTGTTGCGGCTTGTGCCAACTATAACGAGGGGCACGGCAAATTCCTGGCCGCTGCCCGGAACCCTGCTGCTGAACCCGGTCCAGGAGCCCCAGCCCCCCAGGAGCTTGGGGCTGCCGACATGCATGGTG ATCTTTGTGAGGTGAGCCTCACCAACAGCGTGGAGCCTGCACAAGGAGAAGCCAGGGAGGGTTCTTCCCAGGACAACCCGACTGCATAG